The proteins below are encoded in one region of Ostrea edulis chromosome 3, xbOstEdul1.1, whole genome shotgun sequence:
- the LOC125674146 gene encoding dehydrogenase/reductase SDR family member 6-like, giving the protein MGRLEGKIAVLSAAGQGIGNAAAKAFVREGAKVIATDINPDLLKKLAEECPGIETRVLDVTNTEDVKAFAATIERVDILFNVAGYVHHGTILETDEKAWDFSFNLNVKSMWRMSTQFLPKMQKQKSGVILNMSSVASSIHGAPNRCVYGSTKAAVIGLSRGIAADFIKDNIRCNSICPGTIDTPSLQGRIEAQPDPNQARKDFEARQKTGRFGTAGEVANLAVYLASDEAVYVTGKEFVIDGGWSI; this is encoded by the exons ATGGGGAGATTAGAAGGAAAGATTGCTGTACTTTCAGCTGCAGGACAAGGAATTGGGAATGCTGCAGCGAAG GCCTTTGTCAGAGAGGGAGCTAAAGTTATTGCCACCGACATCAATCCAGATTTGTTGAAGAAATTAGCTGAGGAGTGCCCAG GAATTGAAACCAGGGTTCTTGATGTGACAAACACAGAGGATGTAAAAGCTTTTGCTGCAACCATAGAAAGAGTGGACATACTGTTCAATGTGGCCGG ATATGTACATCATGGAACTATTTTGGAAACAGATGAGAAGGCGTGGGATTTTTCCTTTAATTTGAATGTCAAGAGCATGTGGCGTATGTCTACCCAGTTTCTCCCAAAG ATGCAGAAACAAAAATCAGGAGTAATTCTCAACATGTCGTCTGTGGCCTCCAGTATACACG GTGCCCCTAATCGGTGTGTATACGGGTCCACAAAGGCAGCTGTGATTGGGCTCAGTAGAGGGATAGCAGCAGACTTCATCAAGGACAACATCAGATGTAACTCAATCTGTCCAG gtacAATTGACACTCCTTCCTTGCAGGGTCGGATAGAGGCACAGCCCGATCCGAATCAG GCCAGAAAGGACTTTGAGGCACGGCAGAAAACAGGCAGGTTTGGGACCGCTGGAGAAGTGGCAAACTTAGCTGTGTATCTGGCATCGGATGAG GCTGTGTATGTGACAGGGAAAGAGTTTGTCATCGACGGAGGGTGGAGCATTTAA